The following coding sequences are from one Halorubrum sp. BOL3-1 window:
- a CDS encoding amidohydrolase family protein, translated as MYLEGTILVGPDFEPVEGRVVVAGGEIVRVEERETDSDDVICPAFVNAHTHIGDSIAKEAGEGLSLDELVAPPDGLKHRLLRGASHDEKVAAMARTLRYMESTGTGTFLEFREGGVDGVAAIRDALAGERVEFDERAIESVVLGRDDPDVLSVADGYGASGARDADFDAVRTETGEAGKLFGIHAGERDADDINPAMDLDPDLLVHMVHAEPIHLERLDDRGTPVVVCPRSNLVTNVGVPPIRELTERTTVALGTDNVMTDSPSMFREMEFAAKLSDLPAREILRMATRNGAEIAGLNRGVVREGADADLLVLDGDSDNLAGARDLVRAIVRRAGHADVSRVVIGGETVVPRDGPGDD; from the coding sequence ATGTACCTCGAAGGGACCATCCTGGTCGGTCCCGACTTCGAGCCGGTCGAGGGCCGGGTCGTCGTCGCGGGCGGCGAGATCGTCCGGGTGGAAGAGCGCGAGACCGACAGCGACGACGTGATCTGCCCGGCGTTCGTCAACGCCCACACGCACATCGGGGACTCCATCGCCAAGGAGGCGGGCGAGGGCCTCTCGCTCGACGAGCTGGTCGCCCCGCCGGACGGACTGAAACACCGCCTCCTCCGGGGGGCTAGCCACGACGAGAAGGTGGCCGCGATGGCCCGTACCCTTCGGTACATGGAGTCGACCGGGACCGGGACCTTCCTCGAGTTCCGCGAGGGTGGCGTCGACGGCGTCGCCGCGATCCGGGACGCGCTCGCCGGCGAGCGCGTCGAGTTCGATGAGCGCGCGATCGAGTCGGTCGTCCTCGGCCGCGACGACCCCGACGTGCTCTCGGTCGCGGACGGCTACGGCGCCTCCGGCGCCCGAGACGCTGACTTCGACGCGGTCCGGACGGAGACCGGTGAGGCCGGCAAGCTGTTCGGGATCCACGCGGGCGAGCGCGACGCCGACGACATCAACCCCGCGATGGACCTCGATCCGGACCTCCTCGTCCACATGGTCCACGCCGAGCCGATCCACCTCGAACGCCTCGACGACCGGGGGACGCCGGTCGTCGTCTGCCCGCGGTCGAACCTCGTGACGAACGTCGGGGTCCCGCCGATCCGCGAGCTGACCGAGCGGACGACCGTCGCCTTGGGCACCGACAACGTGATGACCGACTCGCCGTCGATGTTCCGCGAGATGGAGTTCGCCGCGAAGCTCTCCGACCTCCCCGCCCGGGAGATCCTGCGGATGGCGACGCGCAACGGGGCCGAGATAGCCGGCTTGAACCGCGGCGTGGTGCGGGAGGGAGCCGACGCCGACCTGCTCGTCCTCGACGGCGACTCCGACAACCTCGCCGGCGCGCGCGACCTCGTCCGGGCGATCGTCCGACGGGCGGGCCACGCCGACGTCTCGCGGGTCGTGATCGGCGGCGAGACCGTCGTTCCGCGCGACGGCCCCGGCGACGACTGA
- a CDS encoding thymidine kinase, protein MHAITRSGWIEVISGSMFSGKTEELLRRLRRSEIAGQSVAVYTPAVDDRYGETTIGSHTGRQWDATVVDNEGDGPLDILDDDPAEVVAIDEANFFSNALIETCNALADRGTRVIVSGTDQTFRGEPFEPLPQLMATAEYVDKLQAICSVCGEPASRNQRLIEGEPAHVDDPTILVGAEETYEARCRDCHVLLTGDRPDGERPFESAEADPAND, encoded by the coding sequence ATGCACGCCATCACTCGATCCGGCTGGATCGAGGTCATCTCGGGGTCGATGTTCTCGGGCAAGACGGAGGAGCTGCTCCGCCGGCTCCGGCGCTCCGAGATCGCCGGCCAGTCGGTCGCCGTCTACACGCCCGCAGTCGACGACCGCTACGGCGAGACGACGATCGGCAGCCACACGGGCCGGCAGTGGGACGCGACCGTCGTCGACAACGAGGGCGACGGCCCGCTCGACATCCTCGACGACGACCCCGCCGAGGTCGTCGCGATCGACGAGGCGAACTTCTTCTCGAACGCGCTCATCGAGACCTGTAACGCCCTCGCGGACCGCGGCACCCGAGTGATCGTCTCGGGTACCGACCAGACGTTCCGCGGCGAGCCGTTCGAGCCGCTCCCGCAGCTGATGGCGACCGCCGAGTACGTCGACAAGCTCCAGGCGATCTGCTCGGTCTGCGGGGAGCCGGCCTCCCGGAACCAGCGGCTCATCGAGGGCGAGCCGGCCCACGTCGACGACCCGACGATCCTCGTCGGCGCGGAGGAGACCTACGAGGCGCGGTGTCGCGACTGTCACGTCCTGTTGACCGGAGACAGGCCCGACGGGGAGCGACCGTTCGAGAGCGCCGAGGCGGACCCCGCGAACGACTGA